A genomic stretch from Flavobacterium nitratireducens includes:
- a CDS encoding DUF4870 domain-containing protein, translating to MTLDKEGKNIAIVSYFTIIGAVIALFMNAEKKNPFASFHIRQALGIFLSFFLIGYFIGYFDSWTISSAFYLFYFILWIYGFLGALQGQTKAIPILGEQFQKIFKNV from the coding sequence ATGACTTTAGATAAAGAAGGTAAAAACATAGCAATAGTTAGTTATTTCACCATCATAGGAGCTGTAATTGCGCTGTTTATGAACGCTGAAAAGAAAAATCCTTTTGCTTCTTTCCATATACGTCAGGCTTTAGGAATCTTTTTATCGTTTTTCCTAATTGGGTATTTCATTGGATATTTCGACAGCTGGACCATTTCTTCCGCTTTTTATTTATTTTATTTTATCCTTTGGATATACGGTTTTTTAGGAGCTTTGCAAGGACAAACGAAAGCGATTCCAATTTTAGGAGAACAATTTCAAAAAATATTTAAAAACGTTTAA